Genomic window (Rossellomorea aquimaris):
GTTACGTGCATACGGCGCAGAATTAGTATTAACACCAGGAGCAGAAGGAATGGGAGGGGCCATACGCAAAGCTGAAGAGTTAGCGAAAGAAAAAGGCTACTTCATGCCTCAGCAATTCAAAAATGAAGCCAACCCTAAAGTTCATCGAGAAACAACTGGACCTGAGATTGTCGAGCAAATGGGCGATCAACTAGATGCCTTCATTGCGGGGATTGGAACAGGCGGGACGATTACAGGTGCGGGGGAAGTGCTGAAGAAGCATTACCCATCAATCGAGCTATATGCCGTGGAACCGTCCGATTCACCTGTATTATCAGGAGGAAAGCCTGGCCCTCATAAAATCCAAGGAATCGGTGCCGGATTCATCCCTGATATTTTGGATACAGACTTATATAACCATGTCATTCAAGTTGAAAAAGATTCGGCCTTCGACTATGCAAGAAGAGCAGCGAAAGAAGAGGGGATCCTGGGTGGGATTTCTTCAGGAGCGGCCATCTATGCAGCTATTGAAGTAGCGAAGAAGTTAGGGAAGGGTAAAAAAGTTCTTGCCATCATCCCCAGTAACGGAGAACGCTATTTAAGTACTCCTCTTTACCAATTTGATGAAGAATGATAAGTGACGGATCCTGACTCTTCGGGATCCGTTTTTTGTATTGGTCTTTTGAAGATTTCGTAGTAAAAGTCCCCATCAAATTCACTCCATTCTCCAAAATCCCCAACACATAAATTTCAAGTTTTTAACGATGAAACCTTCCCGAAGTTCATGTATCATGAAAGTAGATAAAGAATAGGAGTGTGAAGGGTCAGTGCAGCACCTATATTTTCATAAAAACCATTCAACCAAAGAACAATTTTTTGCAGCATACGAACAACTTAGTCATCATCAATCACATCATATATTGTTAGAAAGTGGACGGGGTGGACGATATAGCGTTGCTGGACTACAACCTGACGTCATTTTACAAAGTGTTCCGGAAGGGTTGCGCACACAAGACTCTTCGGGGGTTAACACGATAAATGGAGACCCGTTGATTTTGTTGGAAAAATGGATGAATCCCCTTCGGGCGAAAAGAAGAGAGGACCTCCCTGATTTCCAAGGGGGCGCAATCGGGTTTCTTAGTTATGATTATGCAAGAAAGATTGAGAGACTTCCCGCTTTGGGCAGAGATGATCTGGAGGTTCCGGACCTTTATTTCTATTACCTGGAGGAATGGGTTGTCTACGATCATCAGGAAAATAGTTTGTGGACGATGATTCTTTCCGATAAAGACCCAGAAACGGCTGAGAAGAAGCTCGCCAAATGGACATCCACTTGGACGAAAGCCCTCTCCCAGATTAAAGAGGATGCAAAAGATCCTGTACATCATGACCCGGGAAGCATTGATGTGTCCATGGATGAGGGAGAATTCTCAGAGGCCGTAAAACAAATCCAATCCTATATCTCCCAGGGTGATGTGTTTCAGGTGAATTTATCTGTCCGACAATCTCAAGAATTGAAGGCTAAGCCCTACACGGTTTATAAAAAGCTTAGGGAATTAAATCCCTCACCTTATATGAGTTATATTCAAAGCCCGGACTTTCAAATTGTCTCCGGGTCACCGGAACTGCTGGTAAAGAAAAAAGGGACCGAAGTAAGTACCAGACCGATCGCAGGTACGCGCTCCCGGGGAAAAGATGCTGAAGAGGATGAGAAACTTGCTCTTGAGCTGATCAATAATGAAAAAGAAAGAGCAGAGCACGTGATGCTTGTGGACCTGGAACGAAATGACCTGGGCAGGGTTTGCCAATACGGGACAGTTGAAGTGAATGAGTTTATGGTGATTGAAAAATACTCCCATGTCATGCACATTGTTTCAAATGTAAGAGGTACACTAGATGAAACTAAAACGGGAGCGGATCTAATTCGATCTGTTTTTCCTGGAGGAACCATTACGGGAGCCCCTAAGGTGAGAACGATGGAAATCATTGAAGAACTCGAGCCGGTTAGAAGAGGGATTTACACAGGGTCCATTGGCTGGATTGGCGTCAATGGAGATATGGAATTGAATATCGTCATTCGGACGATGCTTGTGAAAGAAGGAAAAGCCCATATTCAAGCGGGAGCGGGAGTCGTGATTGATTCCAATCCTAAGTACGAATACAAAGAATCCTTGAAGAAAGCGAAAGCCCTTTGGGTAGCGAAAGCCAGGGCGGAAGGAGAAACCCTATGATTCTCATGATTGATAACTACGATTCATTCACCTATAATCTTGTGCAATTTTTAGGAGAGCTAGGGGAAGAGTTGATCGTGAAACGAAATGACGAGATCACATTAGATGAGATTGAGGCATTGTCTCCGGATTACTTGATGATCTCTCCAGGACCGTGCAGTCCCAACGAAGCGGGTGTTAGCCTGGAGGCGATCAGAACGTTTGCCGGAAAGATTCCGATTTTCGGCGTTTGCCTGGGTCACCAATCGATTGCCCAGGTTTTTGGAGGGGATGTTGTTCGTGCGGAACGGTTAATGCACGGAAAGGTCTCACCCATGCTCCATGATGGGAAAACCATTTTCAAAGGCTTGCCCAATCCTTTCGAGGCAACAAGATACCATTCCCTGATTGTCAAAAGAGAAACCCTTCCTGGATGCTTTGACGTTTCAGCCGAAACGAAAGAAGGGGAGATCATGGCGATCCGTCATAAACAGCTGCCAATCGAAGGGGTGCAGTTCCATCCTGAATCCATCATGACGGAACAAGGGAAACAGCTGCTCCTTAACTTTTTAACGACTTATAAAAAAATCGAGATGGTTTTATAAATGTACCTATATCTTAACGGTGAAATCGTTCATGCATCTGAGGCTGTCATTTCCCCATTCGATCACGGATATCTATATGGATTGGGTGTGTTTGAAACCTTTCGAACGTATGATGGTCATCCGTTTTTGCTAAAGGATCACTTAAAGAGGCTTTCTCATGGATTAAAGGAATTGAATATTACAGCGGACCTGGATGAAGAAAAGATCAGGTACGCAATAACAACACTTTTAGATAAAAATGGCTTGAAGGATGCATATTGCCGGTTCAATG
Coding sequences:
- the cysK gene encoding cysteine synthase A, with translation MVRVANSISELIGQTPVVKLNRLVDENSADVYLKLEYMNPGSSVKDRIALSMIQAGEEAGAIKPGDTIVEPTSGNTGIGLAMVAAAKGYRALLVMPDTMSMERRNLLRAYGAELVLTPGAEGMGGAIRKAEELAKEKGYFMPQQFKNEANPKVHRETTGPEIVEQMGDQLDAFIAGIGTGGTITGAGEVLKKHYPSIELYAVEPSDSPVLSGGKPGPHKIQGIGAGFIPDILDTDLYNHVIQVEKDSAFDYARRAAKEEGILGGISSGAAIYAAIEVAKKLGKGKKVLAIIPSNGERYLSTPLYQFDEE
- the pabB gene encoding aminodeoxychorismate synthase, component I — translated: MQHLYFHKNHSTKEQFFAAYEQLSHHQSHHILLESGRGGRYSVAGLQPDVILQSVPEGLRTQDSSGVNTINGDPLILLEKWMNPLRAKRREDLPDFQGGAIGFLSYDYARKIERLPALGRDDLEVPDLYFYYLEEWVVYDHQENSLWTMILSDKDPETAEKKLAKWTSTWTKALSQIKEDAKDPVHHDPGSIDVSMDEGEFSEAVKQIQSYISQGDVFQVNLSVRQSQELKAKPYTVYKKLRELNPSPYMSYIQSPDFQIVSGSPELLVKKKGTEVSTRPIAGTRSRGKDAEEDEKLALELINNEKERAEHVMLVDLERNDLGRVCQYGTVEVNEFMVIEKYSHVMHIVSNVRGTLDETKTGADLIRSVFPGGTITGAPKVRTMEIIEELEPVRRGIYTGSIGWIGVNGDMELNIVIRTMLVKEGKAHIQAGAGVVIDSNPKYEYKESLKKAKALWVAKARAEGETL
- the pabA gene encoding aminodeoxychorismate/anthranilate synthase component II, whose translation is MILMIDNYDSFTYNLVQFLGELGEELIVKRNDEITLDEIEALSPDYLMISPGPCSPNEAGVSLEAIRTFAGKIPIFGVCLGHQSIAQVFGGDVVRAERLMHGKVSPMLHDGKTIFKGLPNPFEATRYHSLIVKRETLPGCFDVSAETKEGEIMAIRHKQLPIEGVQFHPESIMTEQGKQLLLNFLTTYKKIEMVL